CACCCCCAGCGACCCATGGGAATCCGTCGTACGCACCGCAGCCGTCGGCATGATGGATGGCACCAGCATGATCTTTCCCGGCCAAGAGCTCGGCATCGCCGGCACCTTCGGTTACAGCCACTACGAAAACAATTTTGGCAAAGACATTCCACATTTCAAACGCTGGAACTCTATGATGCCGATCTGGAACGATGGCAACTTCGGCAACGATCAACTCTACCCGGTCTATTCCGGCATTCAAACCGCACGTAAAAATAGCCCCGCACTCACCAGTTCCAATCGTTGGTTCCTCGACGGTGACGGCAACAACACCAAGATCTTTGCAGCTGCCAAATACGAAACAGCCAACGCCTCGCCCGCCAGTAGCGATGTCGTGCTCGGCTTCGTCAACGTCGATCGCAACAACGCTCAAAGTGATAACTTTAAAATTCCTGAAAGTCTCGCTCCCCTGCTCGGCTTACAAGATGGACGCACCTATAACGTCAAAAATATCGCCGCCTACTTAAACGACTCCATCGGCATGAGCGGACGCCGTGACACCTGGCTCTGGGGCAGCGGCATCACCGGCGCCGACCTCAAGGACAGCGGTTTCTTCGTCAGCCTCAACAAAGTGCCGACCACCGATGGCGACTGGAGCAGTGCTCCTTACGAAGCGCAATACCTCAAAGTTTACGACGTCACCGCACCGACAACGATGCCGGCCACTCCGGACATGCCGAATAATTACGCCTACGAAATCGGCACCGAGGCCACCTTCGACTGGGAAGACGTGGCTCCGGATTCGGCAGGCATTGTGCCCGACTACGAAGTCACCGTGATTATCAACAGCGGCGATCCCACCACCTACATCACCTCTGAAAGCGAATACACCGTCAGCGCCTCTGAGGGTCAGCAAGTCTCCATCTCGGTCCGAGCGGTCAATCCAAACGCCACCGAAAACAAAGGCCCCACCAGTTCGCAGAGCCAGTTCGTCAAACTGCTTTCCGCAAACGGCGACGAAGACCACGACGGCCTCTCCAATGCCAACGAAAAAATCGCAGGCACCAACCCGCTGGATAATAGTTCGAGATTCGTCATCGGCGACCAGACAGTAGCAAGCAACGGCGACTTCACCCTCACCTGGGATCCAGTTGCCGGGAAGACGTACACCATTCAATCCCGCGTCGACTTAGTCGCAGGCGATTGGATCAACGACGCCACCGGCCAAAGCTCCGGCAGCTGGACCGACACCAACCCCGATCTAGAAAAGAAATTCTATCGCATCGTAGTGGAATAAAGCTTCAAACGTAGGGGCGCGACTTGTGAAGACCGCCGCAGCCCAGTCCTCCAAGCCATGCCTACGACGGCGCTTCACAAGTGAAGGCCCTACGATCCACCTCGTGTCCATCAATATTCGTGTTTATCTCAGAAGTCCGTGCTAAAAAAATTCACTCACCTCCTGCAATTATCCTCTTTCCTCGCTGCGTCATTAAACGTCACGCAGGCCGCCCCCGATTGGGCGAAGGACATAATCTGGTATCAAATCTTCCCGGAGCGCTTTAACAACGGTGATCCCAGCAACGATCCCACCCGTGCCTCACTGGACGACCCGCGCAATGTTTCGCCCAAGTGGGAAATCACCCCGTGGGATTCCGAATGGTTCGACCGCGCGGATTGGGAAAAGGAGATGAGCTATCATTTCCCCGATACCCTACAACACCGCCGTTATGGTGGCGACCTGCAAGGTGTCATCGACAAGCTCGACTACTTGAAAGAGCTCGGCATCACTGGCATTTATTTCAACCCGATCTTTTACGCCAACTCTCTGCATAAATACGACGGCAACAGCTTTCACCACATCGATCCGCACTTCGGCCCCGACCCCGCAGGTGACCTCGCACTGATCGCCGAAGAATCCAGCAATCCGCGCAGCTGGCAATGGACCGCCGCCGACAAGCTTTTCCTCAAGCTGCTAGCAGAAGCCAAAGCGCGCGGCATCCGTATCATCATCGACGGCGTCTGGAACCATACCGGGCGCGACTTCTTCGCCTTCGCCGACATTCGCACCACCTTTCAAAAGTCCCGCTACGCGCGCTGGTATCACATCAAAGAGTTCGACGATCCCCGCACCGCGCGCAACGAGTTCGACTACCACGGCTGGTATGGTTTCAAGAGCCTACCCGAATTTGCCAACGATCCCAGCGGCAACAACCTCGCCCCTGGCCCCAAGCGCTACATTTTCAACGCAACGAAGCGCTGGATGGACCCCAACAACGACGGCGATCCCAGCGACGGCATCGCCGGCTGGCGCCTCGACGTGGCCGAAGAAGTGCCAGCCGGATTTTGGAAGGAATGGCACGCCTACATCCGCGAGATCAACCCCGAGGTCTTCACCTCTGCCGAGATCTGGGGCAGCGCGGCGAACTATCTAAAAGACACCCACTTCGCCTCTGCCATGAATTACCGCGGCTTCGCCATCCCCGTCAAAGGCTGGCTGATCGACGGAAAAATTACCGCCAGTGAATTCGCCGCACGGCTCGACCAAGAGCGCAACAGCCACCAAGGCGACACCGCCTATATTCTGCAAAATCTAGTCGATTCGCACGACACCCAACGCGTCGCTTCCGCCATCGCCAACCGCGACAGTTTCCCCGAATACAAAAACGCCGACTGGTTCGACTACGACGACGGCGAACGCGTGCACGCCCGCACCCACGGCTACAACAACGGCCCCCCCGACGCCGATGGACGCCGTATCTGGAAAATGCTCACCCTCTGTCAAGCCACCTACGTCGGTGCGCCCATGATCTACTACGGCAGCGAAGTCGGCATGTGGGGCGCCGACGACCCCGAAGACCGCATGCCCACCTGGTGGCATCGCTTCGATCCAGAAATCCACGACAGCTATCAAAGCGCGTTCAAATTACGTCACGCCCAGCCCGCATTGCGCCGAGGAGATTTCAAAGTGCTCGAAACTCGCGACGGCAGCCAACTCTTCGCCTTCGAGCGCACCCTCGGCGACCAGCGCCTAGTGATCGTCCTCAATCGCGGCAAAGGCGATGTCACCCTCGACGGCGATTACCTCGACGGTTTAAAAGTCATCCACAGCACCGATCCCGCAGCCAACACCCGTCGCCTCCCCCCGCTCAGCGCCGCGGTGTTTGGCAAGTAGCGTCGTAGCAAGGTTGGCTCTGCCGCCTGGCCTCTGGGCAGCCACTCCTACGAAGCGGGCGCCCCATGCTTCGCTCTGCGAGCTACACAGTCTACACCTATTCAGTCGGTTTCCCCTTAAAACGCAGAACGTCTGCCTGTGCGGAAACAAACAAATCACTCCACGGTTGCACCGCTGCAATCGTAGCCGGTACGGCATCTATCTGAGTGTTCAACACGCCAATCACAGCAATGCTCTCTTTGCGATTAAACATTCGCAAGCGCAGTCCCAGCTCATCCAGCATAGGCTTGAGCTCGGTAACATCGACGCCTTGCGCCAAATAAATGCAAATCTGATCCGCCGCCATAAAACTGAATTCACCGCTCGCAACTGATTCGACCGCGCGCACATAAGGGTAGCTCTCCTCAAAGTTCAGCAGCCACACACGCTGTTCAGGCTGCTCCGCATTGGGCAAATAGCCG
The nucleotide sequence above comes from Coraliomargarita algicola. Encoded proteins:
- a CDS encoding glycoside hydrolase family 13 protein, with product MLKKFTHLLQLSSFLAASLNVTQAAPDWAKDIIWYQIFPERFNNGDPSNDPTRASLDDPRNVSPKWEITPWDSEWFDRADWEKEMSYHFPDTLQHRRYGGDLQGVIDKLDYLKELGITGIYFNPIFYANSLHKYDGNSFHHIDPHFGPDPAGDLALIAEESSNPRSWQWTAADKLFLKLLAEAKARGIRIIIDGVWNHTGRDFFAFADIRTTFQKSRYARWYHIKEFDDPRTARNEFDYHGWYGFKSLPEFANDPSGNNLAPGPKRYIFNATKRWMDPNNDGDPSDGIAGWRLDVAEEVPAGFWKEWHAYIREINPEVFTSAEIWGSAANYLKDTHFASAMNYRGFAIPVKGWLIDGKITASEFAARLDQERNSHQGDTAYILQNLVDSHDTQRVASAIANRDSFPEYKNADWFDYDDGERVHARTHGYNNGPPDADGRRIWKMLTLCQATYVGAPMIYYGSEVGMWGADDPEDRMPTWWHRFDPEIHDSYQSAFKLRHAQPALRRGDFKVLETRDGSQLFAFERTLGDQRLVIVLNRGKGDVTLDGDYLDGLKVIHSTDPAANTRRLPPLSAAVFGK